One window of the Rhodothermales bacterium genome contains the following:
- a CDS encoding SLC13 family permease yields MTWQGWYVLAVLGCLVGVLAGNRCRPDISFVAGLGALLAAGLVEPAAAFSGFSSPAVVALASLFVVAAAVERSPAISAIDTVALSRSASLTMSLARLMAGVAALSAAMNNTPIVAMLMPRVQRWCKDRGFSASQVLIPLSYAAIAGGMVTLIGTSTNVVVSEVSIDLGGPALGLLDFTWVGLPVVLFLLLFFVIGGWRLLPRHDADMIDDGLGDCLFELAVDGPSIAGRSVEAADLRDLGRAFLAHIRRNETVIPASPSTLLKDGDVLSFVGPMELLNVLLRRDGLSRPIAMPTTVADLPLFEAVVAENSVLAGSTLRSTKFRDRYGGVVLAVHRRDVVVSESLGRLRLMAGDLLIVEADSGFSRRANADRSDFHLVARRDQPAPAADTNWVGPALLIAMVVCVATGALPLVTASFLTAIGAIAMGGVSLRRARESVDLSVLLIIGSALGIGRAIVDTGLSENLTSLLLALGGSLDAVWGLALLYVSANVLTELITHKASAVLMVPVALDLADRLGIAEEAALLTVAAAAAASFLTPVGYQTNTMVLSAGNYRFADFLRVGFPTSLLVMAVALTMIKLRFLG; encoded by the coding sequence ATGACCTGGCAGGGCTGGTATGTTCTGGCGGTATTGGGGTGTCTGGTTGGAGTCCTCGCCGGAAACAGGTGCAGACCCGACATCAGTTTTGTCGCTGGTCTCGGGGCGTTGCTTGCAGCCGGCCTAGTCGAGCCCGCCGCTGCGTTTTCGGGCTTCTCCAGTCCCGCGGTTGTCGCGCTGGCATCGCTGTTTGTTGTAGCGGCTGCCGTCGAAAGGTCGCCGGCAATCAGCGCAATCGACACGGTAGCGCTCTCTCGAAGTGCATCTCTGACGATGTCGCTTGCTAGGCTAATGGCAGGAGTGGCTGCACTAAGCGCAGCAATGAATAACACTCCGATCGTTGCCATGCTGATGCCAAGGGTTCAGCGTTGGTGCAAGGACCGGGGTTTCAGCGCATCACAGGTTCTCATTCCACTGTCATACGCCGCCATCGCCGGTGGGATGGTAACTCTGATCGGGACATCTACAAACGTAGTGGTCTCCGAGGTATCGATTGATCTCGGCGGCCCTGCTCTTGGACTTCTTGATTTCACTTGGGTTGGGCTGCCGGTAGTTCTCTTTTTGCTCCTGTTTTTTGTGATAGGCGGCTGGCGCCTCCTGCCGCGCCACGATGCAGACATGATAGATGACGGCCTTGGCGACTGCCTGTTCGAGCTTGCCGTTGATGGCCCTTCCATCGCCGGCAGGTCCGTTGAAGCCGCGGACCTACGTGATCTAGGACGGGCTTTTCTCGCTCATATTCGGAGGAACGAAACGGTGATTCCCGCGAGCCCGTCAACCCTGCTAAAGGATGGAGATGTCCTTAGTTTTGTCGGGCCAATGGAGTTGCTGAATGTGCTCCTGAGGCGGGATGGGCTTTCTCGGCCAATCGCAATGCCCACCACGGTGGCTGACCTCCCCCTGTTTGAGGCCGTGGTCGCGGAGAACTCCGTTCTGGCGGGCTCGACCCTCCGGTCGACCAAGTTTAGGGACCGCTATGGCGGAGTAGTGCTGGCTGTCCACCGGCGAGATGTGGTCGTGAGCGAGTCGCTCGGTCGACTGCGATTAATGGCCGGAGACCTGCTAATTGTGGAAGCAGATAGTGGGTTTTCTAGGCGCGCAAACGCCGATCGTAGCGACTTTCACCTTGTTGCCCGTCGCGACCAGCCTGCTCCTGCTGCCGACACCAACTGGGTTGGGCCTGCTCTCTTGATTGCCATGGTTGTTTGTGTGGCCACTGGAGCCCTCCCTCTGGTGACCGCTTCGTTCTTGACCGCGATTGGAGCGATCGCCATGGGCGGCGTTTCGCTCCGACGAGCTAGAGAAAGCGTCGACCTTTCGGTGCTCTTGATTATTGGTTCAGCGCTTGGGATTGGTCGGGCGATCGTAGATACCGGGCTCTCGGAGAATCTCACCAGCTTGCTACTAGCCTTAGGAGGATCCCTCGACGCGGTCTGGGGACTCGCGCTGCTCTACGTGTCGGCGAACGTGCTCACCGAGCTAATTACCCACAAGGCCTCCGCCGTCCTCATGGTGCCAGTGGCGCTGGACTTGGCAGACCGACTTGGAATCGCAGAGGAGGCCGCTCTCTTAACCGTCGCCGCGGCTGCCGCAGCCAGTTTCCTCACGCCGGTTGGATACCAGACGAATACCATGGTTCTCTCTGCCGGAAACTACCGCTTCGCGGACTTTCTTCGGGTAGGATTTCCGACCAGTCTGCTCGTCATGGCTGTTGCACTTACCATGATAAAGCTACGATTCCTCGGTTGA
- a CDS encoding SLBB domain-containing protein gives MKPGLLLSFFLLAVAAPVAAQNVPPAIQQELNRRNMTEAEARAMAQQLGVNLNDPVQAAQRARELGVPEPTIQEMLRAVRSGDEGAVASTALPGVRTVDPSTPATTVDAIATDETTRQATEAAQLRDVAEAETTTVVEEAAVEEDLAFFGYSLFDGIPDAFQPSAVGPVDDAYLIGPGDELRLTVWGAAEFAHELTVDAEGRIFVPNVGQFLAAGRRIDRLRTDLQRFLSRSYSGLTSSPPTVFMDLSVARLRPVQVYVLGEVSRPGGYTVSPNATAFNVLYSTGGPLTRGSLREIRIVRAGRRIGTLDLYNYLLSGYERNPVRLQTNDFVFVPSRGKTVAISGAVRRPAVFELKGTEDFTALLEFAGGLLPDAYGKRFQIERIVPLSERTDPSIAREIIDLPLAETVGGEVAVTLEDGDVVRISAITDRLDNAVTIQGEVFQPGRYQLSNELVTIRDLIGAADGLTEIAHRQEASLVRLDGEFNEELYVVDLEEAIADNPLHNLPLRERDVLTVRSRLAVQQTGTIEVDGQVRNPGPQPFRDRMTLQDALYAAGGLQDSLFVRDVFLPRADLFRREGNRARPVVVPFNLAAVLDGRDEASLRLIPGDRIRVYPRSVERLSAGTVQVSGAVNAPGTITFVDGLTVEDAILQSGGFSQYAYLQSVRVARPDPSGAQLARVFEVGLDGVSRDENGQVDPARLAALLNRRSFILQPGDQVSVVLDPNYRALQTVSISGEVHFPGTYAVETDHETIGSIVDKAGGVLTTGYLGGSSLVRNGLPVIVDIEKALLSSRQDMQVLPGDVISVPRKPNTVQVAGNVNNPGLIRFAPGRRVKYYLDRAGSEARETEAVFLTQADGATYRLRRGLFPQNPVVTDGAVISVSRKQDVPSEERTDVGQIITETISVLSAALTAIVLASRL, from the coding sequence ATGAAGCCAGGACTGCTTCTTTCTTTTTTTTTGTTGGCTGTGGCGGCTCCGGTTGCAGCTCAGAACGTGCCGCCCGCGATTCAGCAGGAGCTGAACCGTCGAAACATGACGGAGGCTGAGGCGCGGGCGATGGCGCAGCAGTTGGGCGTAAACCTCAACGATCCCGTGCAGGCCGCCCAGCGGGCGCGGGAGTTGGGCGTGCCCGAGCCCACGATCCAGGAAATGTTGCGGGCGGTACGCTCGGGCGATGAGGGCGCCGTGGCGTCGACCGCGTTGCCTGGTGTGCGTACCGTTGACCCCTCGACCCCTGCTACCACCGTCGATGCGATAGCGACAGATGAAACCACGCGGCAGGCCACCGAGGCCGCTCAACTGCGCGACGTGGCTGAGGCGGAAACAACCACGGTTGTGGAAGAGGCGGCGGTCGAGGAGGACCTCGCATTCTTCGGCTACAGTCTCTTTGACGGCATTCCCGATGCTTTCCAGCCATCGGCCGTGGGGCCTGTCGATGACGCCTATCTCATCGGCCCAGGGGACGAACTTCGACTCACTGTCTGGGGGGCGGCAGAGTTTGCGCACGAACTTACCGTAGATGCCGAAGGCCGTATTTTCGTGCCAAACGTGGGCCAATTTCTGGCAGCTGGTCGACGAATTGATCGGCTACGCACAGATCTTCAGCGCTTCCTGTCGCGCAGTTATTCAGGGCTGACCAGCAGCCCTCCAACTGTGTTTATGGACCTCAGCGTCGCCCGACTGCGTCCCGTACAGGTATACGTTCTCGGTGAAGTATCCAGGCCGGGTGGCTACACCGTAAGCCCGAACGCGACGGCGTTCAACGTGCTGTACAGCACAGGTGGCCCGCTCACCAGAGGATCCTTGCGAGAGATCCGAATTGTACGAGCGGGACGAAGGATCGGCACGCTTGACCTGTACAACTATTTGCTGTCGGGATACGAGCGCAATCCGGTCCGTCTGCAGACGAATGACTTTGTGTTCGTGCCATCCCGCGGCAAGACTGTCGCCATATCGGGGGCCGTGAGGCGACCAGCAGTTTTTGAACTGAAGGGAACTGAGGACTTTACGGCGCTGCTCGAATTTGCGGGGGGCCTGCTTCCCGACGCCTATGGCAAGCGATTTCAAATCGAACGGATTGTGCCTCTCTCTGAACGGACTGACCCCTCTATCGCCCGAGAAATCATAGACCTGCCGCTCGCAGAGACTGTTGGCGGTGAGGTGGCCGTGACGCTGGAAGACGGTGATGTGGTGCGGATCAGTGCAATCACTGATCGACTCGACAACGCGGTGACAATTCAGGGCGAGGTATTTCAGCCGGGTCGCTACCAGCTATCCAACGAACTTGTCACTATTAGGGATCTGATAGGGGCGGCGGACGGACTAACCGAAATAGCCCATCGGCAGGAAGCGTCCCTGGTCAGATTGGATGGAGAGTTCAACGAAGAACTCTATGTGGTGGACCTTGAGGAAGCAATCGCGGACAACCCGTTGCACAACCTGCCGCTTAGGGAGCGGGACGTGCTAACAGTTCGTTCCCGATTAGCGGTTCAGCAGACGGGCACAATCGAGGTGGATGGGCAAGTACGGAATCCAGGCCCGCAGCCGTTCCGGGATCGCATGACGCTGCAGGATGCCCTCTACGCAGCCGGTGGTTTGCAGGATAGTCTGTTTGTACGCGATGTGTTTCTGCCTCGGGCCGACCTGTTTCGCAGGGAGGGTAATCGAGCTCGACCCGTTGTAGTTCCTTTTAACCTCGCCGCCGTCCTCGACGGTCGGGATGAGGCATCCTTGCGTTTGATTCCCGGAGATCGGATTCGAGTTTACCCAAGATCCGTTGAACGACTCTCTGCTGGAACGGTACAGGTGTCCGGCGCCGTGAACGCCCCCGGTACCATCACCTTTGTGGACGGGCTAACTGTCGAGGATGCTATTCTCCAGTCGGGTGGTTTTTCGCAATACGCGTACTTGCAGAGCGTCCGGGTTGCCCGACCGGACCCGTCAGGCGCCCAATTGGCTCGCGTGTTCGAGGTCGGCCTTGACGGAGTCTCTCGTGACGAAAACGGACAAGTCGATCCCGCCCGCCTCGCCGCCCTCCTAAATCGGCGCTCGTTCATCCTGCAGCCGGGGGACCAGGTTTCAGTCGTACTGGACCCTAATTACCGAGCGTTGCAAACTGTATCCATTTCTGGAGAAGTCCACTTTCCGGGGACTTACGCCGTAGAAACCGACCACGAGACAATCGGATCGATCGTCGACAAGGCCGGAGGGGTGCTGACGACGGGGTATCTGGGCGGGTCGTCTCTGGTTCGAAACGGACTACCGGTGATCGTTGACATCGAGAAAGCCCTTCTGTCGTCGAGGCAGGACATGCAGGTGCTTCCAGGCGACGTCATCTCTGTGCCGCGAAAGCCGAACACAGTTCAGGTCGCCGGCAATGTGAATAACCCCGGGCTTATTCGATTTGCGCCCGGAAGAAGAGTCAAATACTACCTGGACCGGGCTGGCTCAGAAGCGAGAGAGACAGAAGCGGTATTCTTGACCCAAGCGGATGGGGCGACATACCGACTGCGTCGCGGATTATTTCCGCAAAACCCGGTGGTCACTGATGGCGCCGTGATAAGCGTGTCTCGAAAACAGGACGTGCCTAGTGAGGAGAGGACGGACGTTGGGCAGATCATTACGGAGACCATATCCGTTCTTTCCGCTGCGCTGACGGCGATCGTGTTGGCATCCCGCCTGTAA
- a CDS encoding serine/threonine protein kinase: protein MKPGDLVKGKYELLELVGKGGMGLVFRVRCLEGADTLPEGLAPGDECALKVVHQHLLVEDDFVKRFAREARNSLKIQGHPGIVSVYEYDQTDDGSPYLVMEFVRGRTLAEVLEAHPKGVDLQTGYRIVRGLAFALAHMHGAKNDRGAPAPVVHRDLKPGNVVLTDEGEVKLLDFGIAKSDGTKLSRTGLVVGTPAYMSPEQWRGEVLDGRSDQYALGLLAFALLTGEVAFQSETATGYMHQHLSGPIPDARRRRRGITRKASKAITRALAKKRDSRYPSCSAFALEFPAERAPRSKPRPAVAPEASPKSPVPKTVVSGGQADAGSPGRVPGWISVPAGLLAVLVVTLGIVYYGSWAGEATVEAPPPVSPDIQSATLTPPPPAMGALALQADTPVRVIISDSLTVGVSPGSSARSNLRPGSYRIRIQSTRQRSVSVVQVVNVEAGVLQTLDIRLAGQVEAARQNARLASAWSSFSEGARATAQSTTTSTPVSLLLWDNFAEDSGTWEFAAGGTLQEGRLVLEADRAAAYVPTGITHRNFAIRFTLAHLGGTASGGAGVSFGFRQWGRDQHFVLLDAYERRAVRIGTIADTWISALPWTSSPVITRDVNVVELIVSRGEAEVLVNGRSIGRASLPSATAGSVVALMVGGGPATYAFDDVVAVGLGDG, encoded by the coding sequence GTGAAGCCCGGTGATCTGGTCAAAGGGAAGTACGAGCTGCTTGAGCTCGTCGGGAAAGGCGGCATGGGCCTTGTCTTCAGGGTCCGGTGCCTTGAGGGAGCGGATACACTGCCAGAAGGTCTCGCGCCTGGCGACGAATGTGCGCTCAAGGTGGTGCATCAACACTTGTTGGTGGAGGACGACTTTGTAAAGCGGTTCGCCCGCGAAGCGCGGAACTCGCTGAAAATCCAGGGTCACCCCGGAATCGTCTCGGTCTACGAATACGATCAGACGGACGATGGCTCGCCGTACCTGGTGATGGAATTTGTGCGTGGTCGCACGTTGGCCGAGGTGCTGGAGGCCCATCCGAAGGGGGTCGACCTACAGACCGGGTACCGCATCGTGCGAGGCCTGGCGTTTGCCCTCGCTCACATGCACGGTGCCAAGAATGACCGGGGTGCTCCCGCCCCCGTCGTTCACCGAGACCTGAAGCCCGGCAACGTGGTGCTGACCGACGAGGGCGAAGTCAAATTGCTGGACTTCGGTATCGCCAAGTCTGACGGCACCAAGCTGAGCCGGACCGGACTGGTGGTGGGCACACCGGCCTACATGTCTCCCGAGCAGTGGCGGGGGGAAGTCCTGGATGGGCGCTCGGATCAATACGCGCTCGGATTGCTCGCCTTCGCGCTCCTGACGGGCGAGGTCGCGTTTCAGTCCGAGACCGCGACCGGTTACATGCATCAGCATCTCTCCGGGCCTATTCCGGATGCTCGACGCAGGCGCCGTGGCATCACGAGGAAGGCGTCCAAGGCCATCACACGAGCCCTTGCAAAAAAGCGGGACTCCCGGTATCCGTCTTGCTCCGCATTCGCGCTGGAGTTCCCTGCCGAGCGGGCTCCAAGGTCGAAACCAAGACCAGCTGTTGCGCCGGAGGCGAGCCCCAAGAGCCCCGTCCCGAAAACGGTTGTATCCGGCGGTCAGGCTGATGCCGGCTCGCCGGGACGCGTGCCTGGGTGGATATCGGTTCCTGCGGGCCTGCTTGCGGTCCTGGTCGTCACCCTGGGCATCGTCTACTACGGAAGCTGGGCTGGGGAAGCCACCGTCGAGGCGCCTCCACCCGTATCTCCGGATATCCAGTCCGCCACCCTGACGCCGCCGCCCCCTGCCATGGGCGCTCTGGCTCTTCAGGCCGACACGCCGGTCCGGGTCATCATTTCAGACTCTCTCACGGTTGGCGTCTCTCCCGGCTCCTCGGCGCGCAGCAACTTGCGTCCGGGGTCCTATCGCATCAGAATTCAGTCTACGCGACAGCGATCGGTAAGCGTGGTGCAGGTCGTGAACGTGGAAGCGGGCGTGCTGCAAACCCTGGACATTCGGCTGGCGGGCCAGGTGGAGGCGGCCCGGCAGAACGCGCGATTGGCCAGTGCCTGGAGTTCTTTTTCTGAGGGCGCCCGGGCGACGGCGCAGTCGACCACGACGTCGACTCCCGTTTCGCTGTTGCTCTGGGACAACTTCGCCGAGGATTCAGGGACCTGGGAATTCGCGGCCGGAGGCACCCTGCAAGAGGGGCGCCTGGTTCTGGAGGCCGATCGCGCCGCAGCGTACGTGCCCACAGGCATCACCCATCGGAACTTTGCGATACGTTTCACGCTGGCGCACCTCGGGGGCACGGCCAGCGGCGGCGCCGGGGTTTCGTTCGGATTCCGGCAGTGGGGTCGGGACCAGCACTTCGTGCTTCTCGATGCCTACGAGCGGCGTGCAGTGCGAATCGGCACGATTGCCGACACCTGGATATCCGCCCTCCCCTGGACGTCCAGCCCCGTCATCACCAGAGATGTCAACGTGGTGGAGCTCATCGTCTCCCGCGGCGAAGCCGAAGTCCTGGTGAATGGGCGGAGCATCGGCAGGGCCTCCCTGCCCAGCGCAACGGCGGGCTCCGTGGTTGCGCTCATGGTTGGTGGCGGACCCGCCACGTACGCGTTTGACGATGTAGTGGCTGTGGGGCTTGGCGACGGGTAG
- a CDS encoding nucleotide sugar dehydrogenase produces the protein MSNSAVDGLDSGLSQKSARIGVVGLGYVGLPLIWTFHERGFPVLGFDVDAEKPRLLKAGKTYIRHFTEDRIASLARSDRFDATTDFSRIPEADVLLLCVPTPLDEHREPDMSYVEGTVATIGPHLRKGQMVILESTTYPGTTREIIVRECERLSGLKSGEDFFVAYSPEREDPGNPNFETATIPKVVGAEGKEALDLAVLLYSKVISQVVPVSDTPTAEAVKLVENIFRSVNIALVNELKVVFHSMGIDIYEVIEAAKTKPFGFMPFYPGPGLGGHCIPIDPFYLTWKAREFGLNTRFIELAGEINTAMPDYVVRRCMEALNDQGKALRGARVLCVGLAYKPNVDDMRETPTLVVMEKLRAYGAEVSYYDPLIPVIPRTREHPEWEGEESVSWDDETLRGFDMAVVLTKHSDVEHERLVETVGCVVDTRAAIESRKGVYRA, from the coding sequence GTGAGTAATTCTGCAGTAGACGGTCTCGATTCAGGACTATCTCAAAAAAGCGCCCGAATCGGAGTCGTAGGACTTGGATACGTCGGCTTGCCGCTGATTTGGACGTTTCATGAGCGTGGCTTCCCTGTGCTCGGATTCGACGTGGATGCAGAGAAGCCCCGACTTCTAAAGGCTGGAAAGACCTATATTCGTCATTTCACGGAAGACCGCATCGCCAGCCTCGCCCGCTCCGATCGCTTTGACGCCACTACGGATTTCTCCCGTATCCCGGAGGCTGACGTCCTTCTCCTCTGCGTGCCGACCCCGCTCGATGAACACCGCGAGCCGGACATGTCTTACGTGGAGGGCACCGTAGCTACGATCGGCCCGCACCTGCGCAAGGGGCAAATGGTCATCCTGGAGTCCACCACCTATCCCGGCACTACGCGTGAGATCATTGTCCGAGAATGCGAACGCCTCAGCGGCCTGAAGTCCGGCGAAGACTTCTTCGTGGCCTACAGCCCGGAGCGCGAGGACCCGGGCAACCCCAATTTTGAGACGGCCACCATCCCGAAGGTGGTTGGTGCCGAAGGAAAGGAAGCGCTTGACCTGGCCGTCCTGCTCTACAGCAAGGTCATCTCCCAAGTTGTGCCCGTCTCGGACACGCCCACGGCCGAGGCCGTCAAGTTGGTCGAGAACATCTTCCGCAGCGTCAACATCGCGCTGGTCAATGAACTGAAGGTGGTTTTCCATTCGATGGGCATCGACATCTACGAGGTGATCGAAGCTGCCAAGACCAAGCCGTTTGGCTTCATGCCGTTCTATCCTGGCCCGGGACTTGGAGGACACTGCATTCCAATCGACCCGTTCTACCTCACCTGGAAGGCGCGGGAGTTCGGTCTGAATACCCGGTTCATTGAGCTGGCAGGAGAGATCAACACGGCAATGCCGGACTACGTGGTCCGTCGGTGCATGGAGGCGCTCAATGACCAGGGCAAAGCGCTCCGCGGCGCTCGGGTTCTGTGCGTGGGGTTGGCCTACAAGCCCAACGTGGACGACATGCGCGAGACGCCGACGCTGGTTGTGATGGAGAAGCTGCGGGCGTACGGGGCTGAGGTGTCGTATTACGACCCGCTTATTCCCGTCATTCCCCGGACGCGCGAGCATCCGGAGTGGGAAGGGGAGGAGTCGGTGAGTTGGGATGACGAGACGCTTCGGGGCTTTGATATGGCTGTTGTGCTAACCAAGCACTCGGATGTGGAGCATGAGCGGTTGGTAGAGACGGTTGGGTGTGTGGTGGATACCCGCGCCGCTATCGAATCCCGAAAAGGCGTCTACCGCGCCTAA
- the cysN gene encoding sulfate adenylyltransferase subunit CysN: protein MSTYEAMDLLRFSTAGSVDDGKSTLIGRLLYDTKSIFQDQLEAVEETSRRRGESYVNLALLTDGLRAEREQNITIDVAYRYFATPRRKFIIADTPGHVQYTRNMVTGASTAELAIVLIDARKGVLTQSRRHGFIASLLRIPHVVVAINKMDLVAYDRQVFDRIQSDYRDFARQLNVGDITYIPMSALHGDNVVDHGDNMPWYDGSTLLHHLETVNVGAARNAVDFRFPVQYVIRPHQDYRGFAGRVESGSVALGEEVAVLPSGQVSRISRIDRFEGELAEADTGESVVLCLEDEIDVSRGDMIVRRRNLPTVSDRFDAMMCWMSEAPLDPTMPYILMHTTREATAFVKEVVYQVDVDTMHRQEAEFLGLNEIGRVQLLVSRPVCWDTYAKNRITGSFVLIHPHTFATVAAGMIRGSIERLPSRGKRSVSPGVVWEPLNIPREERESLQKHSGAVVWLTGLSGSGKSSIGRKLERVLFDSGVKTMLLDGDQIRHGLNGDLGFSPDERRENIRRVGEVARLFFEQGSVVICTFISPYAEDRDRARGLVPVGRFFEVHVDCPVEVAKKRDPKGLYAKAERGEILEMTGVTAPYERPEKPEMRLDSTVTAVSGSVESIMQLLSESGIIIVG, encoded by the coding sequence ATGAGCACTTATGAGGCGATGGACCTGCTGAGGTTTTCAACGGCGGGCAGTGTAGACGACGGCAAGAGTACGCTAATCGGCAGACTCCTGTACGACACCAAGAGCATCTTTCAGGACCAACTGGAAGCGGTGGAAGAGACGAGCCGACGGCGGGGCGAGAGCTACGTGAACCTTGCGCTTCTGACCGACGGGCTCCGCGCTGAGCGCGAGCAAAACATCACCATTGATGTGGCCTACCGCTACTTTGCGACGCCGCGCCGCAAGTTCATCATCGCCGACACGCCGGGCCACGTTCAGTACACCCGCAACATGGTGACGGGCGCCTCGACGGCCGAATTGGCAATTGTGCTCATCGATGCGCGAAAGGGTGTCCTGACGCAGTCCAGACGTCACGGCTTCATCGCTAGCCTACTTCGCATCCCTCACGTTGTCGTCGCGATCAACAAGATGGACCTGGTCGCCTACGACCGGCAGGTCTTCGACCGGATTCAGAGCGACTATCGCGACTTTGCCCGACAGCTCAATGTGGGCGACATCACGTACATCCCGATGAGTGCCTTGCACGGCGACAATGTCGTGGACCACGGGGACAACATGCCGTGGTATGACGGTTCGACGCTGCTGCATCACCTAGAAACCGTAAACGTCGGGGCGGCGCGAAACGCGGTCGATTTCCGGTTTCCGGTGCAGTATGTGATCCGACCTCACCAGGACTATCGAGGGTTTGCGGGTCGTGTGGAATCGGGCTCGGTCGCCTTGGGGGAAGAGGTGGCTGTATTGCCAAGCGGACAAGTCAGCCGTATCAGTCGAATTGACCGATTTGAGGGCGAATTGGCTGAGGCGGACACTGGAGAATCCGTCGTTCTCTGCCTGGAAGATGAAATCGACGTGTCCCGCGGCGACATGATTGTCCGACGGCGCAATTTGCCGACCGTTTCGGATCGATTTGATGCCATGATGTGCTGGATGAGCGAGGCGCCACTAGATCCAACTATGCCTTACATCCTGATGCACACGACTCGCGAGGCCACCGCATTCGTCAAGGAGGTGGTTTACCAAGTCGATGTAGATACGATGCATCGGCAGGAAGCGGAATTCCTTGGGCTCAACGAAATCGGGAGGGTTCAGCTGTTGGTCAGCCGGCCGGTATGCTGGGACACCTACGCCAAGAATCGCATAACTGGTAGTTTTGTCCTGATCCATCCCCACACCTTCGCCACAGTAGCGGCTGGGATGATTCGCGGATCCATAGAGCGGCTTCCGTCGAGAGGAAAGCGGAGCGTCTCGCCGGGTGTGGTCTGGGAACCGCTAAACATCCCGCGCGAGGAGCGGGAGTCTCTGCAGAAGCACTCTGGAGCGGTAGTGTGGTTGACCGGCCTTTCTGGGTCAGGCAAGTCATCGATAGGCCGCAAGTTGGAGCGCGTTCTCTTCGATAGCGGCGTGAAGACCATGCTCCTGGACGGCGATCAAATTCGGCACGGTCTCAACGGAGACCTCGGGTTTAGTCCCGACGAGCGGCGCGAAAACATCCGCCGGGTCGGGGAGGTCGCGCGGCTCTTTTTCGAACAAGGCTCGGTAGTGATCTGCACTTTCATCTCACCCTATGCAGAGGATCGGGACCGAGCGAGAGGACTGGTACCAGTCGGACGGTTTTTCGAGGTCCATGTGGACTGTCCCGTGGAGGTTGCCAAGAAGCGCGACCCCAAGGGCCTCTATGCGAAGGCGGAGAGGGGAGAAATACTCGAGATGACCGGAGTCACGGCTCCCTACGAGAGGCCCGAGAAGCCGGAAATGAGACTGGACTCTACCGTCACGGCGGTGTCGGGCAGCGTCGAGTCTATAATGCAACTACTGTCGGAATCCGGCATCATCATTGTGGGTTAA
- a CDS encoding serine/threonine-protein phosphatase: MLELVVYTHVGLVRSANEDDFLLLSGHTSLTRRQGDALTWNVPVDGSVQGVFDGMGGMEAGDVASGIAAGALADYLRSSRPDFDSPVAFWNRAIGHANASIVREADRRGKAGQMGCTATVLATSPARMVVAHVGDSRAYLYRDGRLVRISEDQSLVQELVNSGELTEEEAERHPQRSVILQALGVQPTITPQICSWAPATGDLLLICSDGLSSLVGDAVLQSILAGSQDLAGTGQRLIDEAIRRGGTDNVTIVLARVPTVPAAEPTGAIQTLQAFRTEKNTRKRSGARALTVFTAVAALVLVAVIALLPRYPEATEPIGPTARDLAWRDLQDRAVNLATEGEEVLLTAAMVPDSALRSARPWITHLDSFQASAVTDSLVDGQRHLLSGERALAAHRVAVDSALSVLYAPPDADSLTVADTTGITLSPTDAPVNPVPDSLEASLQ, from the coding sequence TTGCTGGAACTGGTTGTCTACACCCATGTGGGGCTTGTCCGCTCCGCCAACGAAGACGACTTCCTCCTGCTGTCCGGGCACACCTCCCTTACGCGTCGGCAGGGAGACGCGCTGACGTGGAACGTGCCGGTCGATGGCAGTGTGCAGGGCGTGTTCGACGGGATGGGAGGCATGGAGGCGGGCGACGTCGCGAGCGGGATTGCCGCCGGTGCCCTGGCCGATTATCTCCGTAGTTCCCGTCCGGATTTTGACTCGCCCGTGGCGTTCTGGAATCGCGCCATTGGACATGCTAACGCGTCCATCGTGCGAGAGGCCGACCGACGCGGCAAGGCTGGTCAGATGGGATGCACGGCAACCGTACTTGCCACCTCGCCGGCCAGGATGGTGGTCGCACACGTTGGGGACAGCCGCGCCTATCTGTATCGAGACGGACGGCTCGTGCGAATCAGCGAGGACCAGAGCCTGGTCCAGGAACTGGTCAACTCCGGTGAACTGACCGAAGAAGAAGCAGAGCGCCACCCCCAGCGCAGCGTCATCCTGCAGGCTCTCGGTGTGCAACCAACCATCACGCCGCAGATCTGTAGCTGGGCGCCAGCTACGGGAGACCTGTTGCTGATATGCAGTGACGGACTATCAAGCCTGGTTGGGGATGCGGTGCTACAGAGTATCCTCGCCGGCTCTCAGGACCTGGCCGGGACCGGGCAGCGCCTGATCGATGAGGCGATCCGGCGTGGTGGGACTGACAACGTGACGATCGTGCTGGCCCGGGTGCCAACGGTCCCTGCAGCCGAGCCCACCGGCGCCATTCAAACGCTACAAGCCTTTCGCACGGAGAAGAACACGCGGAAGCGGTCCGGCGCGCGGGCCCTGACGGTATTCACTGCCGTCGCCGCACTTGTCCTCGTGGCCGTGATTGCCCTGCTTCCCCGGTACCCGGAGGCGACGGAACCCATCGGGCCCACCGCCAGAGACCTGGCCTGGAGAGACCTCCAGGACCGGGCGGTGAACCTGGCGACTGAAGGTGAGGAGGTACTTCTCACGGCGGCCATGGTACCCGACTCGGCGCTGCGCTCCGCAAGGCCCTGGATCACTCACCTGGACTCGTTTCAGGCCTCTGCGGTCACGGATTCACTGGTGGACGGGCAACGCCACCTCCTGTCGGGTGAGCGCGCGCTTGCCGCGCACCGGGTGGCGGTGGACTCCGCCCTCAGCGTCCTGTATGCCCCGCCCGATGCGGACTCGCTCACCGTGGCAGACACCACAGGGATCACCCTGTCGCCGACTGACGCTCCCGTGAATCCGGTACCAGACTCGTTGGAGGCCTCCCTGCAGTGA